One segment of Coffea arabica cultivar ET-39 chromosome 7c, Coffea Arabica ET-39 HiFi, whole genome shotgun sequence DNA contains the following:
- the LOC113699963 gene encoding germin-like protein subfamily 1 member 7 isoform X1: MAAAGFLVTLAIFLVSSSSFSYAFDDDPLQDFCVAVPDASAGVFVNGKICKNPKQVTTDDFLATGFNTPASTNNSLGFGVKVADVNLIPGLNTLGLTVLRVDFEPDGVVPPHMHPRATEVIVVLEGTIYAGFVTSNPTDNTKNKLFAKILKPGDVFVFPIGLVHFQRNVGETKGMGIVGFNSQNPGVITTGNAVFGTDPRIAPEVLTKSFQVDKKVIEYLQSKF, from the exons ATGGCGGCTGCAGGCTTCTTGGTGACTCTTGCCATATTTTTggtttcatcatcatcattttcgTATGCTTTCGATGACGATCCTTTACAGGATTTCTGCGTTGCTGTGCCGGATGCATCAGCAGGTG TTTTTGTGAATGGAAAGATCTGCAAGAACCCAAAACAGGTAACGACTGACGATTTCCTCGCTACGGGCTTCAACACACCTGCGAGTACCAACAATTCCTTAGGATTTGGAGTAAAGGTGGCTGATGTTAATCTAATACCCGGCCTTAACACTCTTGGTCTCACTGTACTTCGAGTTGACTTTGAGCCAGATGGTGTCGTACCTCCTCACATGCATCCTCGTGCTACTGAGGTCATTGTGGTGTTGGAGGGTACAATCTATGCTGGTTTTGTCACCTCCAATCCAACTGATAACACAAAAAATAAGTTGTTCGCTAAGATTTTGAAACCTGGAGATGTCTTTGTCTTCCCAATTGGCCTAGTCCATTTTCAAAGAAATGTGGGGGAAACAAAGGGTATGGGAATTGTGGGCTTTAATAGCCAAAATCCCGGTGTCATCACAACTGGAAACGCAGTTTTTGGGACGGACCCGCGCATCGCTCCTGAAGTTCTCACTAAATCATTTCAGGTAGACAAGAAAGTAATTGAGTACCTCCAGTCGAAGTTCTAA
- the LOC113699963 gene encoding germin-like protein subfamily 1 member 7 isoform X2, whose amino-acid sequence MAAAGFLVTLAIFLVSSSSFSYAFDDDPLQDFCVAVPDASAVFVNGKICKNPKQVTTDDFLATGFNTPASTNNSLGFGVKVADVNLIPGLNTLGLTVLRVDFEPDGVVPPHMHPRATEVIVVLEGTIYAGFVTSNPTDNTKNKLFAKILKPGDVFVFPIGLVHFQRNVGETKGMGIVGFNSQNPGVITTGNAVFGTDPRIAPEVLTKSFQVDKKVIEYLQSKF is encoded by the exons ATGGCGGCTGCAGGCTTCTTGGTGACTCTTGCCATATTTTTggtttcatcatcatcattttcgTATGCTTTCGATGACGATCCTTTACAGGATTTCTGCGTTGCTGTGCCGGATGCATCAGCAG TTTTTGTGAATGGAAAGATCTGCAAGAACCCAAAACAGGTAACGACTGACGATTTCCTCGCTACGGGCTTCAACACACCTGCGAGTACCAACAATTCCTTAGGATTTGGAGTAAAGGTGGCTGATGTTAATCTAATACCCGGCCTTAACACTCTTGGTCTCACTGTACTTCGAGTTGACTTTGAGCCAGATGGTGTCGTACCTCCTCACATGCATCCTCGTGCTACTGAGGTCATTGTGGTGTTGGAGGGTACAATCTATGCTGGTTTTGTCACCTCCAATCCAACTGATAACACAAAAAATAAGTTGTTCGCTAAGATTTTGAAACCTGGAGATGTCTTTGTCTTCCCAATTGGCCTAGTCCATTTTCAAAGAAATGTGGGGGAAACAAAGGGTATGGGAATTGTGGGCTTTAATAGCCAAAATCCCGGTGTCATCACAACTGGAAACGCAGTTTTTGGGACGGACCCGCGCATCGCTCCTGAAGTTCTCACTAAATCATTTCAGGTAGACAAGAAAGTAATTGAGTACCTCCAGTCGAAGTTCTAA